A DNA window from Enterobacter cloacae subsp. cloacae ATCC 13047 contains the following coding sequences:
- a CDS encoding amino acid permease: MDTATNSSVIVNDSPAARRAGMRESEWREAIKFDSTDTGWVIMSIGMAIGAGIVFLPVQVGLMGLWVFLLSSVIGYPAMYLFQRLFINTLAESPECKDYPSVISGYLGKNWGILLGALYFVMLVIWMFVYSTAITNDSASYLQTFGVTEGLLSENPFYGLVLICILVAISSRGEKLLFKVSSLMVLTKLFVVAALGLSMIGLWHLANVGMLPPMGLLIKNAIITLPFTLTSILFIQTLSPMVISYRSREKSVEVARHKALRAMNIAFGVLFVTVFFYAVSFTLAMGHDEAVKAYEQNISALAIAAQFISGEGAGWVKIVSVILNIFAVMTAFFGVYLGFREATQGIVMNILRRKMPAEKINENTVQRGIMLFAILLAWSAIVLNAPVLSFTSICSPIFGMVGCLIPAWLVYKVPALHKYKGVSLVIIIITGLLLCVSPFLAFS, translated from the coding sequence ATGGATACGGCTACAAACAGCAGTGTGATTGTGAATGATTCCCCCGCGGCAAGGCGGGCGGGAATGCGTGAGAGCGAATGGCGCGAGGCGATCAAGTTCGACAGTACCGATACGGGCTGGGTCATCATGAGTATCGGGATGGCCATCGGCGCGGGGATTGTTTTTCTCCCGGTGCAGGTCGGATTAATGGGGCTGTGGGTCTTTTTGCTCTCGTCCGTGATTGGATATCCGGCGATGTATTTATTCCAGCGCCTGTTTATTAATACGCTGGCGGAATCACCGGAATGCAAAGATTATCCGAGCGTCATTAGCGGATATCTCGGGAAAAACTGGGGCATCTTATTAGGCGCACTCTATTTTGTGATGCTGGTCATCTGGATGTTTGTCTATTCCACCGCCATTACCAACGACAGCGCCTCTTATTTGCAGACCTTTGGCGTTACCGAGGGGCTACTCTCAGAAAACCCGTTCTACGGGTTAGTGCTGATCTGTATTCTGGTGGCCATCTCTTCCCGCGGTGAAAAGCTGCTGTTTAAAGTCTCCAGCCTGATGGTGTTGACCAAGCTATTTGTGGTTGCCGCGCTGGGCTTGTCGATGATTGGCCTCTGGCATTTAGCCAACGTAGGCATGCTGCCGCCGATGGGGCTGCTGATTAAAAATGCCATCATTACGCTTCCCTTTACCTTAACCTCAATTCTGTTTATTCAGACCTTAAGCCCGATGGTGATCTCCTACCGTTCACGGGAAAAGTCCGTTGAGGTGGCGCGTCATAAAGCGCTACGGGCCATGAATATCGCCTTTGGCGTGCTGTTTGTGACGGTATTCTTCTACGCCGTCTCCTTCACACTGGCGATGGGGCACGATGAAGCGGTCAAAGCCTATGAGCAGAACATCTCTGCCCTGGCGATTGCGGCGCAGTTTATCAGCGGAGAAGGTGCGGGCTGGGTCAAAATCGTCAGCGTGATCCTCAATATCTTTGCTGTTATGACGGCCTTCTTCGGCGTCTATCTTGGTTTTCGCGAGGCCACGCAGGGCATCGTGATGAACATCCTGCGTCGCAAAATGCCGGCAGAGAAAATCAATGAAAACACCGTCCAGCGTGGGATCATGCTGTTCGCCATCCTGCTGGCCTGGAGCGCGATTGTGTTAAACGCGCCGGTGCTGAGCTTCACGTCTATTTGCAGCCCCATCTTCGGCATGGTGGGCTGTCTGATCCCTGCATGGCTGGTCTACAAGGTACCCGCCCTGCATAAATATAAAGGCGTATCACTGGTGATTATCATCATTACCGGGCTGCTGCTTTGTGTTTCTCCTTTCCTCGCATTCTCCTGA
- a CDS encoding pirin family protein, translated as MITTRTAKQCGQADFGWLQARYTFSFGHYFDPKLLGYASLRVLNQEVLAPGASFQPRTYPKVDILNLILEGEAEYRDSEGNHVQAKAGEALLISTQPGISYSEHNLSKDKTLTRMQLWLDACPERENPLVQKIDLQSEKQQLIASPDGSKGSLQLRQQVWLHHIELKKGEQASFQLHGPRAYLQSIHGTVHAVTHTEEKEALTCGDGAFIRDEANITLVADTPLRALLIDLPV; from the coding sequence ATGATTACGACAAGAACAGCTAAACAGTGCGGACAAGCCGATTTCGGTTGGCTGCAGGCCCGCTACACCTTTTCCTTTGGACACTACTTTGACCCTAAACTCCTCGGTTACGCTTCACTGCGCGTGTTAAATCAGGAAGTACTCGCCCCGGGCGCCTCCTTCCAGCCGCGTACGTATCCGAAAGTCGATATCCTGAACCTGATCCTGGAAGGCGAGGCAGAATACCGCGATAGCGAGGGCAATCATGTCCAGGCAAAGGCTGGCGAAGCGCTGTTAATTTCCACGCAGCCGGGCATTAGCTATAGCGAGCATAATCTCAGCAAAGACAAAACGCTGACCCGCATGCAGCTGTGGCTGGATGCCTGCCCTGAGCGGGAAAATCCGTTGGTGCAAAAAATCGATCTGCAGAGCGAAAAGCAACAGCTGATCGCTTCTCCGGACGGGAGCAAAGGCAGCCTGCAACTGCGTCAGCAGGTGTGGTTGCACCATATCGAACTGAAGAAAGGTGAACAGGCGAGCTTTCAGCTTCATGGCCCGCGCGCCTATCTGCAATCGATTCACGGTACGGTGCATGCGGTAACGCACACGGAAGAGAAAGAGGCGCTCACCTGCGGCGACGGGGCATTTATTCGTGATGAAGCGAATATTACGCTGGTGGCCGATACGCCGCTGCGTGCGCTGCTGATTGATTTGCCGGTGTAG
- a CDS encoding DoxX family protein yields the protein MKKLEDVGVLVARILMPILFIVAGWGKITGYAGTQQYMEAMGVPGFMLPLTILLEFGGGLAVLFGFLTRTTALFTAGFTLLTAFIFHSNFAEGVNSLMFMKNLTIAGGFLLLAVTGPGAYSIDRVLNKKW from the coding sequence ATGAAAAAATTAGAAGATGTTGGTGTACTGGTAGCACGTATTCTGATGCCAATTCTGTTCATCGTTGCAGGTTGGGGCAAAATCACCGGTTATGCGGGTACCCAGCAGTATATGGAAGCCATGGGCGTTCCGGGCTTCATGCTGCCACTGACCATTCTGCTTGAGTTCGGCGGCGGCCTGGCGGTACTGTTCGGCTTCCTGACCCGTACCACGGCGCTGTTTACTGCGGGCTTCACCCTGCTGACGGCGTTCATCTTCCACAGCAACTTTGCTGAAGGCGTGAACTCCCTGATGTTCATGAAAAACCTGACCATTGCGGGTGGCTTCCTGCTGCTGGCTGTCACCGGCCCGGGCGCATACAGCATCGACCGCGTTCTGAATAAGAAATGGTAA
- the tdcD gene encoding propionate kinase — MIEFPVVLVINCGSSSVKFSVLDASSCDALMTGIADGINTEKAFISVNGGEPATLAHHDYEGALAAIALELEKRDLMSSVALIGHRIAHGGERFSESTLITEQVINEIRQVSSLAPLHNYANLSGVEAAERLFPNVQQVAVFDTSFHQTLPPQAYLYGLPYRYFEELGVRRYGFHGTSHRYVAGQAHALLGLSPDDSGLVIAHLGNGASICAVRNGKSVDTSMGMTPLEGLMMGTRCGDVDFGAMAWIAQQTGQSFEDLERVVNKESGLLGISGISADLRTLEKAWREANPRAQLAINTFVHRIARHIAGHAASLHRLDGVVFTGGIGENSTLIRRLVAEHLKVFGLILDETRNGLPGSAGERIISADTSRVACAVIPTNEEKMIALDALRLGKVTPAAAYA; from the coding sequence ATGATTGAGTTTCCGGTTGTACTGGTTATTAACTGCGGTTCGTCCTCTGTTAAGTTTTCAGTGCTCGATGCCAGCAGCTGCGATGCCCTGATGACGGGCATTGCCGACGGTATCAACACTGAAAAAGCCTTTATTTCCGTGAACGGGGGTGAGCCAGCCACACTGGCTCACCATGACTACGAAGGGGCGCTGGCTGCCATCGCCCTGGAGCTGGAGAAGCGTGACCTGATGAGCAGCGTGGCCTTAATTGGCCACCGCATAGCCCACGGCGGTGAACGCTTCAGCGAGTCGACCCTTATCACGGAGCAGGTTATCAACGAGATCCGCCAGGTTTCTTCTCTGGCACCACTGCACAACTACGCCAACTTAAGCGGTGTAGAAGCGGCGGAACGCCTGTTCCCTAACGTTCAGCAGGTGGCGGTGTTTGACACCAGTTTCCATCAGACGCTGCCGCCGCAGGCGTATCTTTACGGGTTGCCGTACCGCTATTTTGAGGAGCTGGGCGTGCGGCGCTACGGTTTTCACGGCACTTCCCACCGCTACGTTGCCGGGCAGGCGCATGCGCTTCTCGGACTTTCACCGGACGACAGCGGGTTAGTGATTGCCCACCTGGGTAATGGCGCGTCGATTTGCGCGGTTCGTAACGGCAAAAGCGTCGATACCTCGATGGGGATGACGCCGCTGGAAGGGCTGATGATGGGCACGCGCTGTGGCGACGTGGATTTTGGCGCGATGGCGTGGATTGCCCAGCAAACCGGCCAGTCGTTCGAGGATCTGGAGCGTGTGGTTAACAAAGAATCTGGCTTGCTGGGGATCTCCGGGATTTCCGCCGATCTCAGGACGCTGGAAAAAGCCTGGCGCGAGGCAAACCCGCGGGCGCAGCTGGCGATAAACACCTTTGTGCACCGCATTGCACGGCATATCGCCGGCCACGCGGCGTCGCTGCATCGCCTGGACGGGGTGGTGTTTACCGGAGGGATTGGCGAGAACTCTACGCTCATCCGCAGGCTGGTAGCAGAACATCTCAAGGTCTTTGGCCTCATCCTCGACGAGACCCGCAACGGCCTGCCTGGCAGCGCGGGTGAACGCATCATCAGCGCCGATACGTCCCGCGTGGCGTGTGCGGTGATCCCTACCAATGAAGAAAAAATGATCGCGCTGGACGCCCTCCGTCTTGGGAAGGTTACCCCGGCTGCGGCTTACGCCTGA
- a CDS encoding DUF805 domain-containing protein — protein sequence MDWYLNVLRNYIGFGGRARRKEYWMFILVNFIFALVLSIVDKILGWEWASGEGVLTSIYAIFILLPSWAVQFRRLHDTDRSAWWLLLLLIPVVGWIVILIFNCQSGTPGENRFGPDPKIGA from the coding sequence ATGGATTGGTATTTAAACGTACTGCGCAACTACATTGGATTTGGTGGCCGCGCGCGCCGCAAAGAGTACTGGATGTTCATTCTGGTGAACTTCATTTTTGCTCTGGTGCTGAGCATCGTGGATAAAATTCTGGGCTGGGAGTGGGCGAGTGGGGAAGGCGTCCTTACATCGATTTATGCCATCTTTATTCTTCTGCCGTCCTGGGCCGTACAGTTCCGCCGGCTTCACGACACGGATCGTTCCGCCTGGTGGTTACTGCTGCTGTTAATCCCGGTAGTGGGATGGATTGTGATTTTAATCTTCAACTGTCAGAGCGGGACGCCGGGTGAAAACCGCTTTGGTCCGGATCCGAAGATCGGCGCGTAA
- a CDS encoding glutathione S-transferase family protein, producing MGQLVDGVWQDVWYDTKSTGGRFKRSVSAFRNWLTADGAPGPSGEGGFAAEKDRYHLYVSLACPWAHRTLIVRKLKGLESLIPVSVVNPLMLENGWTFDHDFPAVTGDELYHHDFLYQLYLRADPHYTGRVTVPVLWDKKNQTIVSNESAEIIRMFNTAFDAHGARAGDYYPVELRDKIDELNSWIYDNVNNGVYKAGFATSQEAYDEAVGKVFESLERLEQILGQHRYLTGDRLTEADIRLWTTLVRFDPVYVTHFKCDKHRISDYLNLYGFLRDIYQMPGIAETVDFDHIRTHYFRSHKTINPTGIISIGPWQDLNEPHGRDVRFG from the coding sequence ATGGGACAACTCGTAGACGGCGTCTGGCAGGATGTCTGGTATGACACCAAATCCACCGGTGGACGCTTCAAGCGCTCTGTTTCGGCCTTCCGTAACTGGCTTACCGCCGATGGTGCTCCCGGCCCGAGTGGCGAAGGTGGCTTTGCGGCCGAGAAAGATCGTTATCACCTCTATGTTTCCCTCGCCTGCCCGTGGGCGCACCGCACGCTGATTGTGCGCAAGCTGAAAGGCCTCGAATCCTTAATTCCGGTGTCGGTGGTGAACCCGCTAATGCTGGAAAACGGCTGGACGTTCGACCATGATTTCCCTGCTGTGACGGGTGATGAACTGTATCATCACGATTTCCTCTACCAGCTTTATCTGCGCGCCGACCCGCACTACACCGGGCGCGTCACCGTACCGGTTCTGTGGGATAAGAAAAACCAGACGATTGTCAGCAATGAGTCTGCGGAGATCATCCGCATGTTCAACACCGCCTTCGACGCCCATGGCGCGCGCGCCGGGGATTACTATCCGGTTGAGCTGCGAGACAAAATCGATGAGCTGAACAGCTGGATTTACGACAACGTTAATAACGGCGTTTACAAGGCCGGTTTTGCCACCAGCCAGGAAGCCTACGACGAAGCGGTTGGAAAAGTCTTTGAATCTCTTGAGCGTCTGGAGCAGATCCTCGGCCAGCACCGCTACCTGACGGGCGATCGTCTGACGGAAGCGGATATCCGTCTTTGGACGACGCTGGTTCGTTTTGATCCGGTCTATGTCACCCACTTTAAGTGTGACAAACACCGCATCAGCGATTATCTGAACCTGTATGGTTTCCTGCGCGACATCTACCAGATGCCGGGAATTGCCGAAACGGTCGATTTTGACCATATCCGCACCCACTATTTCCGCAGCCACAAAACCATTAACCCGACGGGTATTATCTCCATCGGGCCGTGGCAGGATCTGAATGAACCCCACGGGCGCGACGTTCGTTTTGGATAA
- a CDS encoding phage holin family protein: MEDPRHAQGPANNVLGIGQRILTTLVGIAETRVRLAVVELEEEKANLFQMLLMLGLTMLFAAFGLMSLMVLIIWAIDPQYRLNAMIATTVVLLVAALIGGIWTMRKARKSTFLRHTRQELANDRALLEDDKP; encoded by the coding sequence ATGGAAGATCCTCGTCACGCACAAGGGCCTGCTAACAACGTCCTCGGCATCGGCCAGCGTATCTTAACGACGCTGGTCGGGATTGCCGAAACGCGCGTCCGGCTGGCAGTGGTAGAGCTGGAAGAGGAGAAAGCCAACCTCTTCCAGATGCTGCTGATGCTTGGACTGACCATGCTCTTCGCCGCGTTTGGTCTGATGAGCCTGATGGTACTCATCATCTGGGCCATCGATCCGCAATATCGACTCAACGCGATGATTGCCACCACCGTCGTTTTGCTGGTTGCAGCACTGATTGGCGGTATCTGGACGATGCGCAAAGCGCGTAAGTCCACTTTCCTGCGCCATACGCGCCAGGAGCTGGCGAACGATCGCGCTCTGCTGGAGGATGACAAACCGTGA
- a CDS encoding YqjK-like family protein, with protein sequence MSDKAEREKRKAFLLSQIQQQRLDLSASRRDWIDATRRFDRGWNTFLSLRSWALVGSSVMAIWTIRHPNMLIRWARRGFGAWSAWRLVKATIRQQQLR encoded by the coding sequence GTGAGCGATAAAGCCGAACGTGAAAAGCGAAAAGCCTTTCTGTTAAGTCAGATCCAGCAGCAACGGCTGGATCTGTCTGCCAGCCGCCGCGACTGGATTGATGCGACGCGTCGGTTTGACCGTGGCTGGAACACCTTCCTGAGCCTGCGTTCCTGGGCTCTGGTTGGCAGCAGTGTGATGGCAATCTGGACGATCCGTCATCCGAATATGCTGATCCGTTGGGCCCGACGCGGCTTTGGTGCCTGGAGCGCCTGGCGCTTGGTGAAAGCGACGATTCGCCAGCAGCAGCTTCGCTAG
- a CDS encoding LysR family transcriptional regulator, protein MAKERALTLEALRVMDAIDRRGSFAAAADELGRVPSALSYTMQKLEEELDVVLFDRSGHRTKFTNVGRMLLERGRVLLEAADKLTTDAEALARGWETHLTLVTEALVPTEALFPLVDRLADKANTQLSIITEVLAGAWERLETGRADIVIAPDMHFRSSSEINSRKLYSVMNVYVTAPNHPIHQEPEPLSEVTRVKYRGVAVADTARERPVLTVQLLDKQPRLTVTSLEDKRQALLAGLGVATMPYPFVEKDIAEGRLRVVSPEYTSEVDIIMAWRRDSMGEAKSWCLREIPKLFAHHNK, encoded by the coding sequence ATGGCTAAAGAGAGAGCATTGACGCTTGAGGCGCTTCGCGTCATGGACGCGATTGACAGGCGTGGCAGCTTTGCCGCCGCGGCAGATGAACTGGGGCGCGTTCCGTCTGCGCTCAGCTATACCATGCAAAAGCTGGAGGAAGAGCTGGACGTGGTGCTCTTTGACCGTTCCGGTCATCGAACAAAATTCACGAACGTTGGACGGATGCTGCTGGAACGTGGCCGCGTACTGCTGGAAGCGGCGGATAAACTAACGACGGACGCCGAGGCGCTGGCACGCGGCTGGGAAACTCACCTGACGCTGGTCACTGAGGCTCTGGTGCCTACCGAGGCGTTATTCCCGCTGGTAGACAGGCTGGCAGACAAAGCGAACACGCAGCTTTCAATCATCACCGAGGTGCTGGCAGGCGCGTGGGAGCGTCTGGAGACGGGCAGGGCGGATATCGTGATTGCGCCGGATATGCACTTCCGTTCATCGTCTGAGATCAACTCCCGTAAACTCTACAGCGTGATGAACGTTTACGTCACCGCGCCAAATCACCCGATTCACCAGGAGCCGGAGCCGCTTTCTGAAGTGACGCGCGTGAAGTACAGGGGCGTGGCGGTTGCGGATACCGCGCGCGAACGTCCGGTGCTAACGGTGCAGTTGCTGGATAAACAGCCGCGTCTGACGGTCACATCGCTGGAAGATAAGCGCCAGGCATTGCTGGCAGGATTGGGCGTAGCGACTATGCCGTATCCGTTTGTTGAAAAAGATATTGCTGAAGGGCGTCTGCGCGTTGTCAGCCCGGAGTACACCAGCGAAGTGGATATCATTATGGCGTGGCGTCGCGACAGCATGGGCGAAGCCAAATCGTGGTGTTTGCGAGAAATTCCAAAGCTCTTTGCGCATCACAACAAATAA
- a CDS encoding serine dehydratase subunit alpha family protein: MSEQTNPLWNHFIRAVQEEVKPALGCTEPISLALACAIAAEHLPGEVTRIEAWVSPNLMKNGLGVTVPGTGMVGLPIAAALGATGGNARAGLEVLKGASADALERAKALLNAGQVQVKLQVPCEEILYSRACVYAGEASAMVTIAGGHTRVVEVVCEGETRFTRDEQPGEAGDDPLEVFSHTTLSAILTFVEQVPCEAIRFILQAGQLNDALSREGLSGKWGLHIGATLNKQRTRGWMAKDVGSDIVIRTSAASDARMGGATLPAMSNSGSGNQGITATMPVVVVAEHVQADEERLARALMLSHLSAIYIHAQLPRLSALCAATTAAMGAAAGMAWLMGGNYQTIAMAISSMIGDVSGMICDGASNSCAMKVSTSVSSAWKAVMMALDESAVTGNEGIVAHDVEQSISNLCALACRSMQATDRQIIEIMASKV; the protein is encoded by the coding sequence ATGTCTGAGCAAACTAACCCTTTATGGAATCATTTTATTCGCGCGGTGCAGGAAGAGGTTAAACCTGCGTTGGGGTGCACTGAACCAATCTCTCTGGCGCTGGCCTGTGCGATAGCCGCTGAGCACCTGCCCGGTGAGGTAACGCGCATTGAAGCATGGGTATCGCCCAATCTGATGAAAAACGGGCTTGGCGTAACGGTACCCGGCACCGGCATGGTCGGGCTACCCATTGCGGCGGCGCTGGGAGCGACGGGCGGGAATGCCCGCGCCGGGCTGGAGGTGCTAAAAGGGGCGTCAGCCGATGCGCTGGAACGCGCCAAAGCCCTGCTCAATGCGGGTCAGGTCCAGGTGAAACTGCAGGTGCCGTGCGAGGAAATCCTCTATTCGCGCGCCTGTGTTTATGCCGGAGAGGCCTCGGCCATGGTGACCATCGCAGGCGGGCATACTCGCGTGGTGGAGGTGGTCTGTGAGGGCGAAACACGCTTCACCCGTGATGAACAGCCGGGAGAGGCGGGTGACGATCCGCTGGAGGTGTTCTCTCACACCACGCTGTCGGCGATCCTCACGTTCGTGGAGCAGGTTCCGTGTGAGGCGATCCGCTTTATTCTGCAGGCGGGGCAGCTTAACGATGCCCTTTCTCGTGAAGGGCTGAGCGGAAAATGGGGGCTGCATATTGGCGCGACGCTGAATAAGCAGCGCACGCGCGGATGGATGGCGAAGGATGTTGGCTCGGACATTGTTATCCGCACCAGCGCGGCTTCTGACGCCCGAATGGGCGGTGCTACGCTTCCGGCAATGAGCAATTCAGGGTCCGGCAATCAGGGGATCACCGCCACCATGCCGGTAGTGGTTGTGGCGGAGCACGTTCAGGCTGATGAGGAACGGCTGGCCAGAGCGCTGATGCTGTCCCATCTTTCGGCGATCTATATCCACGCCCAGCTTCCGCGCCTGTCGGCGCTGTGCGCTGCGACAACCGCAGCGATGGGAGCGGCAGCCGGCATGGCCTGGCTGATGGGGGGAAACTATCAAACGATCGCGATGGCCATCAGCAGCATGATCGGTGACGTCAGTGGGATGATTTGCGACGGCGCGTCAAACAGTTGTGCGATGAAAGTCTCAACCAGCGTCAGCAGTGCCTGGAAAGCGGTGATGATGGCGCTGGATGAGTCTGCCGTGACGGGCAATGAAGGGATTGTGGCGCACGATGTGGAACAGTCTATCTCGAACCTGTGCGCGTTAGCGTGCCGCTCAATGCAGGCAACGGACCGGCAGATTATTGAGATTATGGCGAGTAAGGTGTAG
- the pflB gene encoding formate C-acetyltransferase → MKVTIDTRVAPYSDAWAGFRGEEWKDAVNVRDFIQHNYTPYEGDETFLAQATPATTALWQKVMVGIRQENATHAPVDFDTNIATTITAHGPGYIDRELETIVGLQTDKPLKRALHPYGGINMIRSSFEAYGREMDPQFEYLFTDLRKTHNQGVFDVYSPEMMRCRKSGVLTGLPDGYGRGRIIGDYRRVALYGISYLVRERELQFADLQPRLERGEDLEATIRLREELAEHKRALLQIQQMAANYGFDISRPAMNAQEAVQWLYFAYLAAVKSQNGGAMSLGRTASFLDIYIERDMQAGRLNEVQAQELIDHFIMKIRMVRFLRTPEFDTLFSGDPIWATEVIGGMGLDGRTLVTKNSFRYLHTLHTMGPAPEPNLTILWSEQLPIAFKKYAAQVSIVTSSLQYENDDLMRADFNSDDYAIACCVSPMVIGKQMQFFGARANLAKTLLYAINGGVDEKLKIQVGPKTAPLLDEVLDYDTVMASLDHFMDWLAVQYISALNLIHYMHDKYSYEASLMALHDRDVYRTMACGIAGLSVAADSLSAIKYATVKPVRDHTGLAVDFVIEGDYPQYGNNDDRVDSIACDLVERFMKKIQALPTYRNAVPTQSILTITSNVVYGQKTGNTPDGRRGGTPFAPGANPMHGRDRKGAVASLTSVAKLPFTYAKDGISYTFSIVPQALGKDELVRKTNLVGLLDGYFHHETAIEGGQHLNVNVMNREMLLDAIEHPENYPNLTIRVSGYAVRFNALTREQQQDVISRTFTQVM, encoded by the coding sequence ATGAAAGTAACGATTGATACGCGCGTTGCGCCCTACAGCGACGCATGGGCCGGGTTTCGCGGTGAAGAATGGAAAGACGCCGTTAACGTGCGCGATTTTATTCAGCATAACTACACCCCTTATGAAGGCGACGAAACTTTCCTCGCGCAGGCGACGCCAGCAACGACGGCGCTGTGGCAAAAGGTGATGGTGGGGATTCGCCAGGAAAATGCCACCCACGCCCCGGTGGATTTCGATACCAACATCGCCACCACCATTACCGCTCACGGACCGGGCTATATCGACCGGGAGCTGGAGACCATCGTCGGCCTGCAAACCGATAAGCCGCTCAAGCGCGCCCTTCATCCGTATGGTGGGATCAACATGATCCGCAGCTCGTTTGAAGCCTACGGTCGCGAGATGGATCCGCAGTTCGAATACCTGTTTACCGACCTGCGTAAAACCCATAACCAGGGCGTGTTTGACGTCTACTCACCGGAGATGATGCGTTGCCGTAAATCGGGCGTACTGACCGGGCTGCCGGACGGCTACGGACGCGGGCGCATCATCGGCGACTACCGCCGCGTGGCGCTGTACGGCATCAGCTATCTGGTGCGTGAGCGTGAACTGCAGTTCGCGGATCTGCAGCCGAGACTGGAACGCGGCGAGGATCTGGAGGCGACGATCCGCCTGCGCGAAGAGCTGGCGGAGCATAAGCGTGCGCTGCTGCAGATCCAGCAGATGGCGGCGAACTACGGCTTTGATATCTCGCGTCCGGCGATGAATGCGCAGGAAGCGGTGCAGTGGCTGTACTTTGCCTACCTGGCAGCGGTGAAATCCCAGAACGGTGGGGCGATGTCGCTGGGGCGTACCGCGTCATTCCTCGATATCTACATTGAGCGCGACATGCAGGCCGGGCGGCTGAATGAAGTTCAGGCACAGGAGCTGATCGACCACTTCATCATGAAGATCCGCATGGTGCGTTTCCTGCGTACGCCGGAGTTCGACACGCTCTTCTCTGGCGATCCGATCTGGGCGACGGAGGTTATTGGCGGAATGGGGCTGGACGGCCGCACGCTGGTGACCAAAAACAGCTTCCGCTACCTGCACACGCTGCACACCATGGGGCCTGCGCCAGAGCCAAACCTGACGATCCTGTGGTCTGAACAACTGCCGATCGCGTTCAAGAAATACGCCGCGCAGGTCTCGATTGTCACCTCGTCGCTGCAGTATGAGAACGACGATCTGATGCGTGCCGACTTCAACAGCGACGACTACGCCATTGCCTGCTGCGTCAGCCCGATGGTGATCGGCAAGCAGATGCAGTTCTTTGGTGCCCGCGCCAACCTGGCGAAAACGTTGCTGTATGCGATCAACGGCGGGGTGGATGAGAAGCTGAAGATCCAGGTCGGGCCGAAAACCGCGCCGCTGCTGGACGAGGTGCTGGATTACGACACCGTGATGGCGAGCCTGGATCACTTTATGGACTGGCTGGCGGTGCAGTACATCAGCGCGCTGAATCTCATTCACTACATGCATGATAAGTACAGCTACGAAGCCTCGCTGATGGCGCTGCACGATCGGGACGTCTACCGCACCATGGCCTGCGGTATCGCCGGACTGTCGGTGGCCGCCGATTCCCTGTCGGCCATTAAATATGCGACGGTGAAACCGGTGCGCGACCATACCGGTCTGGCGGTCGATTTTGTCATTGAAGGGGATTATCCGCAGTACGGTAACAACGACGATCGCGTGGACAGCATCGCCTGTGACCTGGTGGAGCGCTTTATGAAGAAAATTCAGGCGTTACCAACCTATCGTAACGCGGTGCCGACCCAGTCGATCCTGACCATCACCTCGAACGTGGTGTACGGCCAGAAGACCGGCAACACGCCAGACGGACGCCGGGGCGGCACGCCGTTTGCGCCGGGTGCCAACCCAATGCACGGACGTGACAGAAAAGGGGCAGTGGCGTCGTTAACCTCGGTTGCCAAGTTGCCGTTCACCTACGCCAAGGATGGGATCTCTTACACCTTCTCCATCGTGCCGCAGGCGCTGGGCAAGGACGAGCTGGTACGCAAAACCAACCTTGTGGGGCTGCTGGACGGGTACTTCCACCACGAAACAGCCATCGAGGGCGGGCAGCATCTGAACGTCAACGTCATGAACCGGGAAATGCTGCTGGATGCCATTGAACACCCGGAAAATTACCCGAACCTGACGATCCGCGTTTCGGGGTATGCGGTGCGGTTTAATGCCCTGACGCGCGAGCAGCAGCAGGATGTGATTTCAAGGACGTTTACGCAGGTGATGTAA